The Agrobacterium cucumeris genome has a segment encoding these proteins:
- a CDS encoding AraC family transcriptional regulator has product MGNFVLRDLIDQGPGMRTVSLPRGRQTLHTMPTSSGYEIRRGGNYDWDGRKRGQTPFTVLQYCIGGQGNLRYENRHYVVKPGETLLLLIPHNHRYWLEDGKEWEFFWISMNGEEALRIHRNILAVTGPILKLQPETVDHLAECCSRLVNGAETPGAASAVAYEAAMTLYDDVFGSHPSFGGEYRTLQQVLSYIDSHLGERLSVSDLAAVAGLSRAHFSRIFTASEGLPPAEFVLQRRLRRAAKLLTTAGNIPVKEVSVLCGFEDPNYFSKVFRRLYGTNPSEFRTTGMYASVRQDGS; this is encoded by the coding sequence ATGGGTAATTTTGTGCTGCGCGATCTGATCGATCAGGGACCCGGCATGCGCACCGTCTCGCTGCCGCGCGGCCGCCAGACGCTGCACACCATGCCAACCAGCAGCGGTTATGAAATCCGCCGCGGCGGCAATTATGACTGGGACGGACGCAAGCGCGGCCAGACGCCCTTCACGGTGCTGCAATATTGCATAGGCGGACAGGGCAACCTGCGTTACGAGAACCGCCATTATGTGGTGAAACCGGGTGAAACCCTGCTGCTGCTGATCCCGCATAATCACCGCTACTGGCTGGAAGACGGCAAGGAATGGGAGTTCTTCTGGATTTCCATGAATGGCGAGGAGGCCTTGCGCATTCACCGGAATATCCTCGCCGTCACCGGCCCGATCCTCAAGCTCCAGCCCGAAACCGTCGATCACCTTGCCGAATGCTGCTCGCGCCTGGTCAATGGCGCGGAAACACCGGGCGCCGCCTCCGCTGTTGCCTATGAGGCGGCGATGACGCTTTATGACGATGTCTTCGGTTCGCACCCGTCTTTCGGCGGTGAATATCGCACCCTGCAGCAGGTGCTGAGCTATATAGACAGCCATCTCGGTGAGCGGCTTTCAGTCAGCGACCTTGCGGCGGTGGCCGGCCTCAGCCGCGCGCATTTTTCCCGCATCTTCACGGCGAGCGAAGGCCTGCCGCCGGCTGAATTCGTGCTGCAGCGGCGATTGCGACGGGCGGCAAAACTGCTGACCACGGCCGGGAATATTCCCGTCAAGGAAGTGTCCGTACTGTGCGGTTTCGAGGACCCGAACTATTTTTCCAAGGTCTTTCGCAGGCTCTATGGCACCAACCCCAGCGAATTTCGCACCACCGGCATGTATGCGAGTGTTCGGCAGGACGGAAGCTGA
- a CDS encoding PIG-L family deacetylase, translating into MLTPRERIERQMADPWLVRLHRKLSALKSTATVMHTGAHPDDEQNGLLAYFRMELGMRIIIACSTRGEGGQNALGPERLGALGVIRSRELEEAARVIDADISWLGHGPADMIHDFGFSKDGDQTFGRWGHERIVERLVRAYRKERPDIVIPTFLDVPGQHGHHRAMTRAARSAIALAADPSAYPEHFSEGLKPWKVAKFYLPAWSGGGDTYDDEVPPPETTLTINAAGREQATGAEYDRIGEWSRYYHASQGMGNWPKRAQELWPLHLELSATANREEGSILDNLPSTLAALAGVAGLDAESQKALVEAEQAIIRAIAAFPDTREITRSLLDAAALLQKVDEAAASEFADLHGHRITRKRAEVDTAILTALDLFERAYAEPAEIVPGGETSLYVELSDRAAEFDVKVTPVLPNGVSSSISSLGQTVVFSLTADQSAAVSGLYQPDWKAAGGNGHGFVRVAAKLEGREVSALFDLEEPFFVTPAQSLTLSPDAFLVPLGQGRDTHVFQALVKGADTPLSFRSAGGWNVQKSGDDWIAERTGEGAAGLAQLEAISGSQPAFQITPIAYPHIGRARFLAPSVMKILSLDLKLPRGARIGYLGGGADRVGSWLSRMGLDVTELDAQALGGDLSSFTTIVVGIFAFGIRRDLTAATEKLHRFVENGGHLVTLYHRPTDGWNPETTPVRRLEIGKPSLRWRVTDPKAEVTVLLPDHPLLAGPNVIDAADWAGWDKERGLYFASRWDDVYEPLLAMHDVDEQPLKGALVSGIIGKGRHTHTSLVLHHQMDKLVPGAFRLMANLVQPA; encoded by the coding sequence ATGCTTACCCCCCGCGAACGCATCGAACGGCAGATGGCCGATCCATGGCTCGTTCGCCTGCACCGCAAGCTGAGCGCGCTGAAATCCACCGCAACCGTCATGCATACCGGCGCGCATCCGGATGATGAGCAGAACGGCCTCCTTGCCTATTTCCGCATGGAACTGGGCATGCGGATCATCATCGCCTGTTCGACACGCGGCGAGGGCGGGCAGAATGCGCTGGGGCCGGAAAGGCTGGGGGCGCTCGGCGTCATTCGCTCGCGGGAACTCGAAGAGGCCGCCCGTGTCATTGATGCCGACATAAGCTGGCTCGGCCACGGACCGGCGGATATGATCCACGATTTCGGCTTCTCCAAGGATGGCGACCAGACCTTCGGCCGCTGGGGGCACGAGCGCATCGTCGAACGGCTGGTGCGGGCCTATCGCAAGGAACGGCCCGATATCGTCATCCCGACATTTCTCGATGTGCCGGGGCAGCACGGGCATCACCGCGCCATGACGCGGGCTGCAAGAAGCGCGATTGCGCTGGCGGCCGATCCTTCCGCTTACCCTGAGCATTTCTCCGAGGGGCTGAAGCCCTGGAAGGTGGCGAAGTTCTACCTCCCGGCATGGTCGGGCGGTGGCGATACCTATGATGACGAAGTGCCGCCGCCGGAAACGACGCTGACGATCAATGCGGCTGGCAGGGAGCAGGCGACCGGTGCCGAATATGACCGTATCGGCGAATGGTCACGTTATTACCATGCCTCGCAGGGAATGGGGAACTGGCCGAAGCGGGCGCAGGAACTCTGGCCGCTTCATCTCGAACTCTCTGCCACAGCCAATCGAGAAGAAGGGTCGATCCTCGACAACCTGCCATCGACGCTTGCCGCCCTTGCCGGCGTTGCGGGGCTGGATGCCGAATCCCAGAAAGCGCTGGTCGAGGCCGAACAGGCCATCATCAGGGCGATTGCGGCCTTTCCCGACACGCGGGAAATCACCAGATCGCTGCTGGATGCCGCAGCCCTTCTGCAAAAGGTGGATGAAGCCGCGGCAAGCGAATTCGCGGACTTGCACGGCCACAGGATCACGCGCAAGCGGGCCGAGGTCGATACTGCCATTCTGACGGCGCTTGATCTTTTCGAACGGGCCTATGCCGAACCGGCGGAGATCGTTCCGGGTGGGGAAACGTCGCTTTATGTGGAGCTTTCCGACCGGGCAGCCGAATTCGATGTCAAGGTCACACCGGTCCTTCCGAACGGAGTGTCGTCGTCCATCAGCTCGCTGGGACAGACGGTTGTCTTTTCTCTCACGGCCGATCAAAGCGCGGCTGTTTCAGGTCTCTATCAGCCGGACTGGAAAGCGGCAGGCGGCAACGGCCATGGTTTCGTACGTGTGGCTGCAAAGCTCGAAGGGCGGGAGGTTTCCGCCCTCTTCGATCTCGAAGAACCGTTTTTCGTTACGCCGGCGCAGTCGCTCACGCTTTCGCCGGATGCTTTTCTCGTTCCGCTGGGACAAGGCCGGGACACACATGTGTTTCAGGCCCTCGTGAAAGGCGCGGATACACCGCTGTCATTCAGGAGCGCCGGCGGCTGGAATGTGCAAAAATCGGGAGATGACTGGATTGCCGAACGCACGGGCGAGGGCGCGGCGGGGCTTGCACAGCTTGAGGCGATTTCCGGTTCGCAGCCGGCCTTTCAGATCACCCCCATCGCCTATCCGCATATTGGCCGGGCGCGGTTTCTTGCGCCCTCCGTCATGAAAATCCTGTCGCTGGACCTCAAGCTGCCCAGGGGCGCGCGGATCGGTTATCTCGGCGGCGGTGCGGATCGGGTCGGTTCATGGCTGTCGCGCATGGGGCTCGATGTCACCGAACTCGACGCGCAGGCGCTCGGCGGCGATCTCTCGTCTTTCACGACAATTGTCGTCGGCATATTCGCCTTCGGCATCCGCAGGGATCTCACTGCTGCGACGGAGAAGCTCCATCGCTTTGTCGAAAACGGCGGCCATCTCGTCACGCTCTATCACCGGCCGACCGACGGATGGAACCCGGAGACAACGCCGGTCCGGCGTCTTGAAATCGGCAAACCGTCGCTGCGCTGGCGGGTAACGGACCCGAAGGCGGAGGTGACGGTGCTGTTGCCCGACCATCCGTTGCTTGCCGGGCCCAATGTCATCGATGCCGCCGATTGGGCGGGCTGGGACAAGGAGCGCGGGCTTTATTTCGCCTCGCGCTGGGATGATGTCTATGAGCCATTGCTCGCCATGCATGATGTTGACGAGCAGCCGCTGAAGGGGGCGCTGGTCTCGGGCATCATTGGCAAGGGTCGTCATACCCATACCAGCCTCGTGCTGCATCACCAGATGGACAAGCTTGTACCGGGGGCGTTCCGCCTCATGGCAAACCTTGTGCAACCGGCGTGA
- a CDS encoding DMT family transporter, translating into MNGDGQSEKHENPRETDTRAGIGWLLLDMTLVAGGMTALVKAQGVTYPAFQLVFIRAMIGLIFILPLIWRHRMEMLRVKYPWRNLFRICCNAIALTSNFIAITLLPLATVNAIGFSRPLVTMAMAVAFLGERVSRYRWAGACLAFAGVLVVIGPGGAEFNAGVLVVLVSVVFGALAVIQTRALRQENTTVMMVFYTVGLAVITAVPAIWTWKPVAPLDWGPLLAIGLLAQMGQYCFLRAYRIADASVLAPVSYLSILFVTAVGYFLFDEVPETRVVLGIAIILVSLQSTALVEYALKTLRRRK; encoded by the coding sequence GTGAATGGCGACGGACAAAGTGAGAAACACGAAAACCCGCGCGAAACCGATACGCGCGCGGGTATCGGCTGGCTGTTGCTGGACATGACGCTTGTTGCGGGAGGAATGACGGCGCTCGTCAAGGCGCAGGGCGTTACCTATCCCGCTTTCCAGCTTGTCTTCATCAGGGCCATGATCGGCCTCATCTTCATCCTGCCTTTGATCTGGCGGCACAGGATGGAGATGCTGCGTGTCAAATATCCCTGGCGCAACCTCTTCCGCATCTGCTGCAACGCCATCGCTCTCACCAGCAATTTCATCGCCATCACCCTACTGCCGCTTGCCACCGTTAACGCCATCGGCTTCTCCCGACCGCTGGTGACGATGGCGATGGCCGTTGCCTTTCTCGGTGAAAGGGTGAGCCGATATCGCTGGGCCGGAGCCTGTCTTGCCTTTGCCGGCGTGCTCGTCGTCATCGGGCCGGGTGGGGCGGAGTTTAACGCAGGCGTGCTCGTGGTCCTTGTGTCGGTGGTGTTCGGCGCACTCGCGGTGATCCAGACCCGGGCGCTGCGGCAGGAAAACACCACGGTCATGATGGTGTTTTATACCGTCGGCCTTGCCGTCATCACTGCCGTTCCGGCGATCTGGACGTGGAAGCCGGTTGCGCCGCTCGACTGGGGTCCGCTGCTGGCCATCGGGCTTCTGGCGCAGATGGGGCAATATTGCTTCCTGCGGGCCTACCGTATCGCCGATGCCAGCGTTCTCGCACCCGTCAGCTATCTCTCGATCCTGTTCGTCACGGCTGTTGGATATTTCCTGTTTGATGAAGTGCCGGAAACCCGCGTCGTGCTCGGCATTGCCATCATCCTCGTTTCGTTGCAGTCCACCGCACTTGTGGAATATGCCCTGAAGACGCTACGCCGCCGGAAATAA
- a CDS encoding alpha-glucosidase/alpha-galactosidase: MSFKIAIIGAGSVGFTKKLFTDLLCVPEFRDIEVALTDISQHNLDMIKAILEKIVEANGFPVKVTADTNRRRALEGAKYIISCVRVGGLEAYADDIRIPLKYGIDQCVGDTICAGGILYGQRNIPVILDFCKDIREVAAPGAKFLNYANPMAMNTWAAIEYGKVDTVGLCHGVQHGAEQIAEILGAKSVSELDYICSGINHQTWFIDLRLNGRKIGKDELVAAFEGHPVFSQQEKLRIDVLKRFGVYSTESNGHLSEYLPWYRKRPEEIARWIDMSDWIHGETGGYLRHSTETRNWFETEFPQFLASAAKPIDPAKRSNEHASHILEALETGRVYRGHFNVKNNGVISNLPADAIIESPGFVDRFGINMVSGITLPEACAATCMASINVQRMSVHAAVSGDIDLLKLAVLHDPLVGAVATPEEVWQMVDEMVVAQARWLPQYADAVPAAKERLAKSSVKTRDWAGAARRNVRSIEELRAEKSALKKAV; this comes from the coding sequence ATGAGTTTCAAAATCGCTATTATTGGCGCAGGCAGCGTCGGTTTCACGAAAAAACTGTTCACCGATCTTCTGTGTGTGCCGGAGTTTCGCGACATCGAGGTCGCGCTGACGGATATCAGCCAGCACAATCTCGATATGATCAAGGCGATCCTTGAAAAGATCGTCGAGGCCAATGGTTTCCCGGTGAAGGTGACAGCTGATACCAATCGCCGCCGTGCGCTCGAGGGTGCGAAATACATCATCAGCTGCGTGCGGGTCGGCGGTCTTGAGGCCTATGCCGATGATATCCGTATTCCGCTGAAATACGGCATCGACCAATGCGTGGGCGATACGATCTGCGCCGGCGGCATCCTCTATGGCCAGCGCAACATTCCCGTCATTCTGGATTTCTGCAAGGATATTCGCGAAGTCGCGGCACCGGGTGCAAAATTCCTGAACTATGCCAACCCGATGGCCATGAACACCTGGGCGGCCATTGAATATGGCAAGGTGGATACGGTCGGTCTCTGCCACGGCGTGCAGCACGGTGCGGAGCAGATCGCCGAAATTCTTGGTGCCAAAAGCGTGTCCGAGCTGGATTACATCTGCTCCGGCATCAACCACCAGACATGGTTCATCGATCTGCGGCTCAACGGCCGCAAGATCGGCAAGGACGAGCTGGTCGCCGCCTTCGAGGGGCATCCGGTCTTCTCACAGCAGGAGAAGCTGCGCATCGACGTGCTGAAGCGCTTCGGTGTTTATTCGACCGAAAGCAACGGTCATCTCTCGGAATATCTGCCGTGGTATCGCAAGCGGCCGGAGGAAATCGCCCGCTGGATCGACATGTCCGACTGGATCCACGGTGAAACCGGCGGCTATCTCCGCCACTCCACCGAAACGCGCAACTGGTTCGAAACCGAATTCCCGCAGTTTCTCGCCTCGGCCGCCAAGCCGATCGATCCGGCAAAGCGCTCCAACGAACATGCGAGCCATATTCTCGAGGCGCTGGAGACGGGACGTGTCTATCGCGGCCATTTCAACGTCAAGAATAACGGCGTCATCAGCAATCTGCCCGCCGATGCCATTATAGAGTCGCCCGGCTTCGTCGACCGTTTCGGCATCAACATGGTGTCCGGCATCACGCTGCCGGAAGCCTGCGCTGCCACCTGCATGGCCTCCATAAATGTCCAGCGCATGTCTGTGCATGCGGCGGTGAGCGGCGATATCGATCTGCTGAAGCTTGCCGTGCTGCATGACCCACTGGTCGGTGCCGTCGCCACGCCGGAAGAGGTCTGGCAGATGGTGGACGAGATGGTCGTCGCGCAGGCGCGCTGGCTGCCGCAATATGCCGATGCCGTGCCGGCGGCGAAGGAGCGGCTTGCCAAATCCAGCGTCAAGACCCGCGACTGGGCGGGGGCTGCGCGCCGCAACGTGCGTTCCATCGAGGAATTGCGGGCCGAAAAATCGGCGCTGAAAAAGGCTGTTTGA